The Comamonas sp. GB3 AK4-5 genome includes a region encoding these proteins:
- a CDS encoding DUF5655 domain-containing protein encodes MSDIQLFRLKDGIATELQGEVSGLERPLQRLIETNLEALLGIRFLATEYGTGKTHGGRMDTLGIDENHCPVIIEYKRSVGENVINQGLYYLDWLLDHKAEFELLVLRKLGSTAADAIDWSAPRLVCIAADFTKYDGHAVQQIQRNIELMRYRRFGEDLLLLELTHAYSPEPPAAGRRTERMAAEFVALSGGAGTSVVAQPVRATGPDKSYAEVVQTMAPPLLDVLESLEQYVLSLGDDVQRKELRLYTAFKRIRNFASVVAQKSRVLLYLHLDPQQHFPVIQAVLPQARDMSAIGHWGTGDIEVPLTSLVDLEAAKTFIEQAYLR; translated from the coding sequence ATGAGCGATATCCAATTATTTCGCTTGAAAGACGGCATAGCGACCGAGCTGCAGGGCGAGGTCTCCGGTCTGGAACGGCCGCTGCAGCGCTTGATTGAAACCAATCTGGAGGCGCTGCTGGGCATACGCTTTCTGGCCACCGAGTACGGCACGGGCAAGACCCATGGCGGGCGCATGGACACGTTGGGCATAGACGAAAACCACTGTCCGGTCATTATTGAATACAAGCGCTCCGTGGGCGAGAACGTGATCAACCAGGGCTTGTATTACCTGGATTGGTTGCTGGACCACAAGGCCGAGTTTGAGTTGCTGGTACTCAGAAAATTGGGCTCCACTGCGGCCGATGCCATTGACTGGAGCGCGCCGCGCCTAGTGTGTATTGCGGCGGATTTCACCAAGTACGACGGCCATGCGGTGCAGCAGATTCAGCGCAATATCGAGCTGATGCGCTACCGCCGCTTTGGCGAGGATTTGCTGCTGCTGGAGTTGACCCATGCTTACAGCCCCGAGCCGCCAGCGGCGGGGCGCCGCACAGAGCGCATGGCGGCCGAGTTTGTTGCATTGTCTGGCGGCGCAGGCACTAGCGTAGTAGCGCAGCCAGTGCGCGCCACGGGGCCAGACAAAAGCTATGCTGAAGTGGTGCAAACCATGGCGCCGCCTTTGCTGGATGTGCTGGAGTCGCTGGAGCAATATGTGCTGTCTCTGGGCGACGATGTGCAGCGCAAAGAACTCAGGCTGTATACGGCGTTCAAACGCATTCGCAACTTTGCCTCGGTGGTGGCACAAAAGTCTCGAGTTCTGCTGTATCTGCATCTGGATCCGCAGCAGCACTTCCCCGTGATTCAGGCTGTTTTACCGCAGGCGCGAGATATGTCGGCGATAGGGCATTGGGGCACGGGCGATATTGAAGTGCCGTTGACATCGCTAGTCGATCTGGAAGCAGCCAAGACTTTTATCGAACAGGCTTATCTGCGCTGA
- a CDS encoding OmpW family protein translates to MKKTLLAIAALTALTSGAAMAQQQDGKWMVRMRAVHIDSSNGGSTSPDLGLSVNNKTIPELDISYFFTPNFAAELILTYPQKHDVRSATLGERIGTVKQLPPTLLAQYHFTNFGAFKPYVGAGVNYTRFSSAKWDDNVAALNPSVKKNSWGGALQVGFDYALDKNWSINFDVKKVYMKTDVSLGGDKIGDLKIDPVLVGVGVGYRF, encoded by the coding sequence ATGAAGAAGACTCTGCTGGCAATTGCCGCTCTGACTGCCCTGACTTCCGGTGCTGCAATGGCGCAGCAGCAAGATGGCAAATGGATGGTGCGCATGCGCGCTGTGCACATCGACAGCTCCAACGGTGGCTCGACCTCTCCTGATCTGGGCCTGTCGGTCAACAACAAGACCATCCCCGAGCTGGACATCTCCTATTTCTTCACGCCCAACTTTGCGGCTGAGCTGATTCTGACTTACCCCCAGAAGCACGATGTGCGCTCTGCAACGCTGGGTGAGCGCATCGGTACCGTGAAGCAACTGCCTCCCACGCTGCTGGCCCAATACCACTTCACCAACTTTGGTGCCTTCAAGCCCTACGTCGGTGCCGGTGTGAACTACACCCGTTTCTCCAGCGCCAAGTGGGATGACAACGTGGCTGCGCTGAATCCTTCCGTGAAGAAGAACAGCTGGGGCGGTGCTCTGCAAGTGGGCTTTGACTATGCCCTGGATAAGAACTGGTCCATCAACTTCGACGTGAAGAAGGTCTACATGAAGACCGATGTGAGCCTGGGTGGCGACAAGATCGGTGATCTGAAGATCGATCCCGTGCTGGTCGGCGTGGGCGTGGGCTACCGCTTCTAA
- a CDS encoding IS5 family transposase (programmed frameshift), whose amino-acid sequence MARRPVSKELWRQLQPLIPAFVPSAKGGARKRAISDEAALNGILFVLQTGIPWEDLPQSLGYGSGMTCWRRLRDWNAAGVWEQLHQAMLTRLREHDQIDWSRASIDGSSVPKPPGGQETGPNPTDRGKLGSKRHIVVDARGIPLVILVSGANRHDSKMFEKCVDAIPAIAGLPGRPRKRPAKLHADKGYDFKRCRAHLRQRGIMGRIARRGIESSERLGKHRWVVERTHSWFAGFGKLRIRFERRLDIHEALLKLAAAIICARFVDRWC is encoded by the exons ATGGCACGACGACCCGTAAGCAAAGAACTGTGGCGACAGCTACAACCCCTGATCCCAGCCTTCGTGCCTTCTGCCAAAGGCGGTGCGCGCAAACGCGCAATCAGCGATGAAGCTGCCCTCAACGGCATCTTGTTCGTGCTGCAAACAGGCATTCCATGGGAAGACCTTCCCCAATCCCTGGGCTACGGCAGCGGCATGACTTGCTGGCGGCGCCTGCGCGACTGGAACGCCGCTGGTGTCTGGGAGCAGCTGCACCAAGCCATGCTGACTCGCTTGCGTGAACATGACCAAATCGATTGGAGCCGGGCCAGCATTGATGGCTCCTCGGTAC CCAAGCCCCCGGGGGGCCAGGAAACGGGCCCAAACCCCACGGACAGAGGCAAGCTCGGCTCCAAGCGGCACATCGTCGTAGATGCCAGAGGCATCCCGCTGGTGATCTTGGTAAGCGGGGCGAACAGGCATGACTCCAAGATGTTCGAGAAGTGTGTGGACGCGATTCCTGCGATTGCTGGCCTGCCAGGGCGTCCCCGTAAAAGGCCAGCCAAGCTGCACGCCGACAAAGGCTACGACTTCAAGCGATGCCGAGCCCATCTGAGGCAGCGGGGCATCATGGGCCGAATTGCCAGACGAGGCATTGAGAGCAGCGAGCGGCTGGGCAAACACCGGTGGGTGGTGGAGAGGACGCACAGCTGGTTTGCAGGCTTTGGCAAGCTGCGAATCCGCTTTGAACGACGGCTGGATATCCACGAAGCGCTGCTGAAATTGGCGGCAGCGATCATCTGCGCGCGCTTCGTGGATCGGTGGTGTTAG
- a CDS encoding Bax inhibitor-1/YccA family protein, protein MNDHVTTWDTAGAALSQQQRHKVLRNTYWLLALSMLPTVLGAWIGVSTGITRSLSGGLGLIVFMAGAFGFMFAIEKTKNSAAGVPVLLAFTFFMGLMLSRLIAMVLGFKNGSELIMTAFAGTAGVFFVMASMATVIKRDISGMGKWLFVGAMVLLVGSVINVFIGSTAGMMAISMLAIGIFSAYMLYDIKQILDGGETNYISATLSLYLDVFNVFQSLLALLGIMGGERD, encoded by the coding sequence ATGAATGATCACGTCACCACTTGGGACACTGCTGGCGCTGCCCTCTCGCAGCAGCAGCGCCACAAGGTGTTGCGCAACACCTACTGGCTGCTGGCGCTGAGCATGCTGCCCACCGTGCTGGGCGCCTGGATCGGCGTGTCCACCGGAATCACCCGCTCGCTGTCTGGCGGCCTGGGCCTGATCGTGTTCATGGCCGGCGCCTTCGGCTTCATGTTCGCCATCGAAAAGACCAAGAACTCCGCTGCCGGCGTGCCCGTGCTGCTGGCCTTCACCTTCTTCATGGGCCTGATGCTCTCGCGTCTGATCGCCATGGTGCTGGGCTTCAAGAACGGCTCCGAGCTGATCATGACCGCCTTTGCCGGCACGGCTGGCGTGTTCTTCGTGATGGCCTCGATGGCCACCGTGATCAAGCGCGACATCTCGGGCATGGGCAAATGGCTGTTCGTCGGCGCCATGGTGCTGCTGGTGGGCTCGGTCATCAACGTCTTCATCGGCTCCACCGCCGGCATGATGGCGATATCCATGCTGGCCATCGGCATCTTCTCTGCCTACATGCTGTATGACATCAAGCAGATCCTGGACGGCGGCGAAACCAACTACATCAGCGCCACACTGTCGCTGTACCTGGACGTGTTCAACGTGTTCCAAAGCCTGCTGGCCCTGCTGGGCATCATGGGCGGCGAGCGCGACTAA
- a CDS encoding heme-binding protein, with protein MKTKPELELSDVKKIAAAAEAEALKHHWPVTIAIVDDGGHLLWLQRLDGAAPMSSHVAPAKARTAAVGRKDTKAFEDMINNGRTAFLSAPFVDGLLEGGVAIVKDGQCLGAVGVSGVKASEDAQVASAGIAALGL; from the coding sequence ATGAAGACCAAGCCCGAACTCGAACTCTCCGACGTCAAAAAGATCGCCGCCGCCGCCGAGGCCGAGGCACTCAAGCACCACTGGCCGGTGACGATTGCCATCGTCGACGACGGTGGTCATTTGCTGTGGCTGCAGCGCCTGGATGGTGCTGCGCCCATGTCCTCCCATGTGGCCCCCGCCAAGGCGCGCACTGCCGCTGTGGGCCGCAAGGACACCAAGGCGTTTGAAGACATGATCAACAACGGCCGCACGGCTTTCCTGAGCGCGCCCTTTGTGGACGGTCTGCTCGAAGGCGGCGTGGCCATTGTCAAAGACGGCCAATGCCTGGGTGCCGTGGGCGTGTCGGGCGTGAAGGCCAGCGAAGATGCCCAGGTGGCCAGCGCCGGCATTGCGGCCCTGGGTCTGTAA
- a CDS encoding transporter substrate-binding domain-containing protein: MRQMFSAFATAGLMALALPAAAQPGAASPTFDKIKSSGKVVLGVRESSAPMAYALGSMQKFVGYHVELCELVLDKIAPQAQREYMALTAQNTLPLVQNGTVDIGCGPTTNNLARQKQVAFAVTTYVSEVRAAVRADSTVKSFKDLDNQVLAASAGTTAVQLLRKYSRDHGSKFDVQLGKDHFESFLMLESGRAQAFVLDANLLAGVIANSKNPAGYKIVGEVLGAEPIALLFRHGDAPFKKAVDGAITQLMQSGEMAKLYDKWFMQPIPPKNMPLNLPLSPTLKTLFEQPNDKPLEAYQEKDPA, translated from the coding sequence ATGCGTCAGATGTTTTCCGCCTTCGCCACGGCCGGCCTGATGGCCCTGGCTCTCCCGGCCGCTGCCCAACCGGGCGCGGCCTCTCCCACCTTCGACAAAATCAAAAGCAGCGGCAAAGTGGTATTGGGCGTGCGCGAAAGCTCGGCACCCATGGCCTACGCACTGGGCTCCATGCAAAAGTTTGTGGGCTATCACGTCGAGCTGTGCGAGCTGGTGCTCGACAAGATCGCGCCCCAGGCCCAGCGCGAATACATGGCGCTGACGGCGCAAAACACCTTGCCCCTGGTGCAAAACGGCACGGTGGACATTGGCTGCGGCCCCACCACCAACAACCTGGCGCGGCAAAAACAGGTGGCCTTTGCCGTGACCACCTATGTCAGCGAGGTGCGCGCAGCCGTGCGGGCCGACTCCACCGTCAAATCCTTCAAGGACCTGGACAACCAGGTGCTGGCCGCCTCGGCCGGCACCACGGCCGTGCAGCTGCTGCGCAAATACAGCCGCGACCATGGCAGCAAGTTCGACGTGCAGCTGGGCAAAGACCATTTCGAGAGCTTTTTGATGCTGGAGTCCGGCCGCGCCCAGGCCTTTGTGCTGGACGCCAACCTGCTGGCCGGCGTGATCGCCAATTCCAAAAACCCCGCCGGCTACAAGATCGTGGGCGAGGTGCTGGGGGCCGAACCCATTGCCCTACTGTTCCGCCACGGTGATGCACCGTTCAAAAAGGCCGTGGATGGCGCCATCACCCAGCTGATGCAAAGCGGCGAGATGGCCAAGCTCTATGACAAATGGTTTATGCAACCCATCCCACCCAAGAACATGCCGCTGAACCTGCCCCTCAGCCCCACCCTGAAAACGCTGTTTGAGCAGCCCAATGACAAGCCCCTGGAGGCCTACCAGGAAAAAGACCCGGCCTGA
- a CDS encoding methyl-accepting chemotaxis protein encodes MKLSLKLPLAFALAMLVLFGTALWGMGQLAQALRIYQTSVAEHVEQERTVSQLLSSFRLQTQEWKNVLLRGQDAQRREQYWNAFVKQDAHVQQMAEALVARLPAGESHELVQRFSQAHHRMSQAYHRGYQAFMDAGMSAAAGDRAVTGIDREPTQLLDEVAVQIQQRSAAMAEEASTVATRAEWISLAVMVVVCLLGIAVGLLFSRAVVRPLDAAVQVARAVAAGNLTAARPNTRRDEVAQLLNALHTMQHALSQVVQGVRQNAHSVATASAQIAHGNNDLSARTEQQASALEETAASMEELSSTVQQNAAHARQASQLAQNASTVAAQGGTVVGQVVATMHDIQSASQRIADIIGVIDSIAFQTNILALNAAVEAARAGEQGRGFAVVAGEVRALAQRSATAAREIKELITANVSSVAQGSAQVDQAGATMDQVVAAIASVSQIVGDISAASSEQASGVAQVGDAVMQMDQVTQQNAALVEESAAAADSLRTQAQQLVQAVSVFQLAGDVQDVEPVARLAWARA; translated from the coding sequence ATGAAGCTCAGTCTCAAACTTCCGTTGGCTTTTGCCTTGGCCATGCTGGTGTTGTTCGGCACGGCGCTGTGGGGCATGGGGCAGCTGGCGCAGGCCCTGCGCATCTACCAGACCTCGGTGGCGGAGCATGTGGAGCAGGAGCGCACGGTCAGCCAGCTGCTCTCCAGCTTTCGGCTGCAGACCCAGGAGTGGAAAAACGTATTGCTGCGCGGGCAGGATGCGCAGCGCAGGGAGCAGTACTGGAATGCCTTTGTCAAGCAAGACGCCCATGTTCAGCAAATGGCCGAGGCCCTGGTGGCGCGCTTGCCCGCAGGCGAAAGCCATGAGCTGGTACAGCGCTTCTCGCAAGCCCACCACCGCATGAGCCAGGCCTACCACCGTGGCTACCAGGCCTTTATGGATGCAGGCATGAGTGCGGCGGCGGGTGACCGCGCCGTGACAGGTATTGACCGAGAGCCCACCCAATTGCTGGACGAGGTGGCGGTGCAGATCCAGCAGCGCAGCGCAGCCATGGCCGAAGAGGCCAGCACCGTGGCCACGCGTGCCGAGTGGATCAGTCTGGCGGTGATGGTGGTGGTGTGCCTGCTGGGTATCGCGGTGGGCCTGCTGTTCAGCCGTGCCGTGGTGCGCCCGCTGGATGCGGCCGTGCAGGTGGCGCGTGCTGTGGCGGCCGGCAATCTGACGGCGGCCCGGCCCAACACCCGGCGCGACGAGGTGGCCCAGCTGCTCAACGCCCTGCACACCATGCAGCATGCGCTGTCCCAGGTGGTGCAAGGGGTGCGCCAGAACGCCCACAGTGTGGCCACCGCCAGCGCGCAGATTGCCCATGGCAACAATGACCTCTCGGCCCGTACCGAGCAACAGGCCAGTGCCCTGGAGGAAACCGCAGCCTCCATGGAGGAGCTGTCTTCCACCGTGCAGCAAAACGCGGCCCATGCTCGCCAGGCCAGCCAGCTGGCGCAGAACGCCTCCACGGTGGCGGCGCAGGGGGGCACCGTGGTGGGGCAGGTGGTGGCCACCATGCACGACATCCAAAGCGCCAGCCAACGCATTGCCGACATCATTGGCGTGATTGACTCCATCGCTTTTCAGACCAATATCCTGGCCTTGAATGCGGCGGTGGAGGCAGCGCGCGCGGGCGAGCAGGGCCGTGGCTTTGCCGTGGTGGCCGGCGAAGTTCGGGCGCTGGCCCAGCGCTCGGCCACGGCCGCGCGTGAGATCAAGGAGCTGATCACGGCCAATGTGAGCAGTGTGGCCCAGGGCTCGGCCCAGGTCGATCAGGCCGGCGCCACCATGGACCAGGTGGTGGCGGCTATTGCCAGCGTTAGCCAGATCGTGGGCGATATCAGCGCGGCCAGCAGCGAGCAGGCCAGCGGTGTGGCCCAGGTGGGTGATGCCGTCATGCAGATGGACCAGGTCACACAGCAGAACGCGGCCCTGGTGGAAGAAAGCGCGGCCGCCGCCGACAGCCTGCGCACCCAGGCCCAGCAACTGGTGCAGGCCGTGTCCGTGTTTCAGTTGGCGGGCGATGTGCAGGATGTGGAGCCTGTAGCGCGCCTGGCATGGGCGCGCGCCTGA
- a CDS encoding alpha/beta hydrolase, which produces MVSPTSPSTASIDPALARTLQRFAQLDANTPAPQLSYVQRRRLLSERQAQLVRTPLSSIRQNNYFVTAPGREISVRSYQKSSTEAPYTLVWLHGGGWMVGDLNTHDDLCERLAQHSGHTVLSVHYRRTPESPFPAALDDVLQVLQWLRTMQGLLPLEHDKVLLGGDSAGAHLALAAAVRQLQALPGDAGAARIAGLLLLYPPLLPDQDTESMRSFGSGYGLTPAAMQLYWQSLGKVQGKAAAWMQPGRCDAEIAQLPPTLVVTASHDILRDEAEAFALHAQALGAPVQLQRAPAMVHGFARLVAASPAARQQVENACTAWAELLRTAA; this is translated from the coding sequence ATGGTCTCTCCCACCTCGCCCTCCACCGCTTCCATTGACCCGGCCCTGGCACGCACGCTGCAGCGCTTTGCCCAGCTGGACGCCAACACCCCCGCACCCCAGCTGTCCTATGTCCAGCGCCGCCGCCTGCTCAGCGAGCGACAGGCACAGCTGGTTCGCACGCCCTTATCCAGCATTCGCCAGAACAACTATTTCGTGACCGCTCCAGGGCGTGAAATCAGCGTTCGCAGCTACCAAAAGAGCAGCACCGAAGCACCATACACCCTGGTCTGGCTGCATGGCGGTGGCTGGATGGTGGGCGATCTGAACACCCATGACGATTTGTGCGAGCGCCTGGCGCAGCACAGCGGCCACACCGTGCTCAGCGTGCACTACCGCCGCACCCCCGAAAGTCCCTTCCCCGCAGCACTGGACGATGTGCTGCAGGTGCTGCAATGGCTGCGCACCATGCAAGGCCTGCTGCCACTGGAGCACGACAAGGTGCTGCTTGGCGGCGACAGCGCCGGTGCCCATCTGGCGCTGGCAGCCGCCGTGCGCCAGCTGCAGGCCTTGCCCGGCGATGCCGGTGCAGCGCGCATTGCCGGCCTGTTGCTGCTGTACCCGCCGCTGCTGCCGGACCAGGATACCGAGAGCATGCGCAGCTTTGGCTCGGGCTATGGGCTGACACCTGCAGCCATGCAGCTGTACTGGCAGTCCCTGGGCAAGGTACAGGGCAAGGCCGCCGCGTGGATGCAGCCCGGCCGCTGCGACGCCGAGATTGCCCAGCTGCCGCCTACGCTGGTGGTAACGGCCAGCCACGACATTTTGCGCGACGAGGCCGAGGCCTTTGCCCTACACGCCCAGGCCCTGGGCGCGCCGGTGCAGCTGCAGCGCGCCCCGGCCATGGTCCATGGTTTTGCGCGCCTGGTGGCTGCCAGCCCGGCAGCGCGCCAGCAGGTGGAAAACGCCTGCACTGCCTGGGCCGAGCTGCTGCGCACGGCGGCCTGA
- a CDS encoding class I SAM-dependent methyltransferase: MQPLLDAIAQMPFPHDAQRIFHGRGGRYPGCEQIVLDAFPPVLVLTSFAPVDEALLAAIGQALAQRWQQVAPAGQALNWVFQNRAPGNQAETRLMAGSVPEPHVVVENGAQYLVHVARGQNHGLFLDMAAGRDWVRCQVLAHARPERMKVLNLFAYTCAFSVVAKLAGAGQVLNMDMSKGALATGQHNHQLNGVKAGASFAAHDIFSSWGKINRSGPYDLIVVDPPSYQKGSFVATKDYARLMRRLPDLLAPEGQVLLCLNAPELGTDFLRAQMTEIAPTLQFMERIPNPPVFADVDEERSLKVLVYRAPGLDTSA; the protein is encoded by the coding sequence ATGCAGCCCCTGCTCGACGCCATTGCCCAGATGCCCTTTCCCCATGATGCCCAGCGCATCTTCCACGGCCGGGGCGGGCGCTATCCGGGCTGCGAGCAAATCGTGCTGGACGCCTTCCCTCCGGTGCTGGTGCTGACCAGCTTTGCCCCGGTGGATGAGGCACTGCTGGCTGCCATTGGCCAGGCCCTGGCCCAACGCTGGCAGCAGGTTGCACCCGCCGGGCAGGCGCTGAACTGGGTCTTCCAGAACCGCGCACCCGGCAACCAGGCGGAAACCCGCCTCATGGCGGGCAGCGTGCCCGAACCCCATGTAGTGGTGGAAAACGGCGCCCAGTATCTGGTGCATGTGGCGCGCGGCCAGAACCACGGCCTGTTTCTGGACATGGCTGCCGGCCGTGACTGGGTGCGCTGCCAGGTGCTGGCCCATGCACGGCCCGAGCGCATGAAGGTGCTGAACCTGTTTGCCTACACCTGCGCTTTTTCCGTGGTGGCCAAGCTGGCCGGAGCCGGCCAGGTGCTGAACATGGACATGAGCAAGGGCGCCTTGGCCACGGGCCAGCACAACCACCAGCTCAATGGCGTCAAGGCTGGCGCCAGCTTTGCGGCCCATGACATTTTCAGCAGCTGGGGCAAGATCAACCGCAGCGGCCCGTATGACCTCATCGTGGTCGACCCACCCAGCTACCAAAAAGGCAGCTTTGTGGCCACCAAGGACTACGCCCGCCTGATGCGCCGCCTGCCCGATCTGCTGGCGCCCGAGGGCCAGGTACTGCTTTGCCTGAACGCCCCCGAGCTGGGCACCGATTTCTTGCGTGCGCAGATGACCGAGATCGCGCCCACGCTGCAGTTCATGGAGCGCATCCCCAACCCGCCCGTGTTTGCCGATGTGGACGAGGAACGCAGCCTCAAGGTGCTGGTCTACCGCGCACCGGGGCTGGACACCAGCGCCTGA
- a CDS encoding methylated-DNA--[protein]-cysteine S-methyltransferase, whose protein sequence is MSSSAFASDLADPALGHGHALFATRIGICALAWNAQSVLAVQLPEVDAAATQARMLGELALRLEEGYAPPLSLWTQTTAPQRLPVCARQAVAGVQRLLAGRPGQREDAMEDAWATPSDSSVLGDMRAHDAPAEAGTAGLAQGTSALPQLLEVALDWHGVPDFARRVYALTRAIAPGQTRTYGDLAQELGGLGLARAVGQALGANPFAPVVPCHRVLAAGREPGGFSGGQGALTKLRMLELEGAAWGGTRSLFE, encoded by the coding sequence ATGTCGTCTTCTGCCTTCGCTTCCGATCTTGCCGACCCTGCGCTGGGCCATGGCCATGCCCTGTTTGCCACGCGCATTGGCATCTGCGCCCTGGCCTGGAATGCCCAGTCCGTGCTGGCCGTGCAGCTGCCCGAGGTGGACGCTGCGGCCACCCAGGCGCGCATGCTGGGCGAGCTGGCGCTGCGCCTGGAGGAAGGCTATGCCCCGCCCTTGTCGCTGTGGACACAGACCACGGCGCCGCAGCGGCTGCCGGTTTGTGCGCGGCAGGCCGTGGCGGGCGTGCAGCGGTTGCTGGCAGGCCGGCCTGGGCAGAGGGAAGACGCCATGGAGGACGCGTGGGCCACGCCGTCGGATTCTTCCGTACTGGGGGATATGCGAGCGCATGACGCCCCGGCAGAGGCCGGCACAGCCGGGCTGGCGCAGGGCACAAGCGCCTTGCCTCAGCTGCTGGAAGTTGCGCTGGACTGGCATGGCGTGCCCGATTTCGCCCGCCGCGTCTATGCGCTGACACGGGCGATTGCCCCGGGCCAGACGCGCACCTATGGCGATCTGGCCCAGGAGCTGGGTGGCCTGGGGCTGGCCCGGGCCGTAGGCCAGGCGCTGGGTGCCAACCCCTTTGCCCCCGTCGTGCCCTGCCACCGCGTGCTGGCGGCCGGGCGCGAGCCGGGCGGTTTCTCAGGCGGGCAGGGCGCTTTGACCAAGCTGCGCATGCTGGAGCTGGAAGGGGCGGCCTGGGGTGGCACGCGCTCGCTGTTTGAATAG
- a CDS encoding NUDIX hydrolase translates to MDNFHGAKIALFLGTQLLVYQRDDKATIPFPGKWDLPGGGREGNETAMECVLREVQEEFGIVLLPSCVHWTRQYPSRNHSGSYFMVGTLTDRESAAIQFGDEGQQWRFMALAEFLSHEHAVPRLQQRLRDYLAGEPSL, encoded by the coding sequence ATGGATAATTTCCATGGCGCCAAGATCGCGCTGTTTCTAGGCACCCAACTACTGGTTTACCAGCGCGACGACAAAGCGACGATTCCATTCCCTGGCAAATGGGATCTCCCCGGTGGCGGCAGGGAAGGCAATGAAACCGCCATGGAATGTGTGCTGCGAGAAGTCCAGGAGGAATTCGGCATTGTGTTATTGCCGAGCTGCGTGCACTGGACCCGTCAATACCCCTCCCGCAATCACTCCGGCTCCTACTTCATGGTGGGCACGCTCACCGACCGCGAAAGTGCGGCCATCCAATTCGGTGACGAGGGCCAGCAATGGCGCTTCATGGCGCTCGCCGAATTCCTGTCGCACGAACACGCGGTCCCTCGATTGCAGCAACGACTGCGAGACTATTTGGCAGGCGAGCCATCGCTGTAG
- a CDS encoding SDR family oxidoreductase, whose protein sequence is MAHTVQQLFDLSGQTALVTGGSRGLGLQMAQALGEAGAKVMLTSRKAADLEEAVATLQAQGIDAQWIAADCAKEDDIARLATQTLERMGHVDILVNNAGASWGAPAEDHPIAAWDKVMNLNVRGYFLLSQQIAKRSMIARHSGRIINLASIAALGGNPVAMQTIAYNTSKGAVLNFTRALAGEWGRYGITVNAICPGFFRTKMAEVLIDSMGEDKMASHAPLGRLGDDEDLKGITLLYASAAGKHITGQWMAVDGGVSALVGG, encoded by the coding sequence ATGGCACACACCGTGCAGCAATTGTTCGATTTGAGCGGCCAGACCGCGCTGGTCACCGGAGGCTCGCGCGGCCTGGGGCTGCAGATGGCCCAGGCCTTGGGTGAGGCCGGTGCCAAGGTGATGCTGACATCGCGCAAGGCAGCCGACCTGGAAGAGGCGGTGGCCACGCTGCAGGCCCAGGGCATTGATGCGCAGTGGATTGCAGCCGACTGCGCCAAGGAGGACGACATCGCACGCCTGGCCACGCAGACGCTGGAGCGCATGGGCCATGTGGACATTCTGGTCAACAACGCTGGCGCCAGCTGGGGGGCTCCGGCCGAGGACCACCCGATTGCGGCCTGGGACAAGGTCATGAATCTGAACGTGCGCGGCTATTTTCTGCTGAGCCAGCAGATCGCCAAGCGCAGCATGATCGCGCGCCACAGCGGCCGCATCATCAACCTGGCCTCCATCGCTGCACTGGGGGGCAATCCCGTGGCCATGCAGACCATTGCCTACAACACCTCCAAGGGCGCGGTGCTGAACTTCACCCGTGCGCTGGCCGGGGAGTGGGGGCGCTATGGCATCACGGTCAACGCCATCTGCCCGGGCTTTTTCCGCACCAAGATGGCCGAGGTGTTGATCGACTCCATGGGCGAAGACAAGATGGCCAGCCATGCCCCGCTGGGCCGCCTGGGCGATGACGAAGACCTCAAGGGCATCACCTTGCTCTACGCCAGCGCCGCAGGCAAGCACATCACCGGCCAGTGGATGGCGGTGGATGGCGGCGTAAGTGCCCTGGTGGGTGGCTGA
- a CDS encoding PaaI family thioesterase, with product MLSFGAHPIPFVDHLGFTLHKMENGESELRYEAEPAHLNTFGVTHGGASMTLLDVTMAVAARSLESDDFGCVTIEMKTSFMQPARGLLVAKGLVLHRTKTMAYCEGKVYDGEGRLCSHATGTFKYMPRTVRPGSKDAKDTVIATD from the coding sequence TTGCTGAGTTTTGGCGCCCACCCCATTCCCTTTGTCGACCACCTGGGCTTTACGCTGCACAAGATGGAAAACGGCGAGTCCGAGCTGCGTTACGAGGCCGAGCCCGCGCACCTGAACACCTTTGGCGTGACCCACGGCGGCGCCAGCATGACGCTGCTGGACGTGACCATGGCCGTGGCCGCACGCAGCCTGGAAAGCGATGACTTTGGCTGCGTGACCATCGAGATGAAGACCAGCTTTATGCAGCCCGCGCGTGGCCTGCTGGTGGCCAAGGGCCTGGTGCTGCACCGTACCAAGACCATGGCCTATTGCGAGGGCAAGGTCTATGACGGCGAGGGCCGGCTGTGCAGCCACGCCACCGGCACCTTCAAATACATGCCACGCACCGTGCGCCCGGGTAGCAAGGATGCCAAGGACACGGTGATCGCCACAGACTGA